A region of Meleagris gallopavo isolate NT-WF06-2002-E0010 breed Aviagen turkey brand Nicholas breeding stock chromosome 29, Turkey_5.1, whole genome shotgun sequence DNA encodes the following proteins:
- the FBXO47 gene encoding F-box only protein 47 isoform X1, whose protein sequence is MCETSRTMTSIARTSCTPVPTQKHRGSNHHCRQSCSTVDADSQSLSTLGYFKTLPLEIFQMLLSYLSVKDISVLSMVSKAISNRLINYISTPSGNRRLLLQDFHNIKLPGRRDGSCIMEHYKSLGLLLKRCTLLLPTKDRLKYIHKVLSEVSCFKLSGCPSPLHCVGLQCYGVFLQILIAGWDELECHRVFNFLCELSNLPRKVQAVVSCKPGSARKLELRIRLFCRSVLLNHWVHRSDSAFWLTRILKPWPMVNQARLLYIIFGPVSSLDGHVVWQKMIEGPTDETSLKGLADAIKLLYDAEAREWTADDVISLVDELSVVPREWLLENNARLLILSGNNICFTFMASKAVNGRAVELARLVVFLALVCEKDLYCMDWAVKMMQKVCKVFSTPGERNIFLQSVENSFAHMVMDMLQAVLAGNRDQEDISFLNLFHLVNAQANFHKEILYLTMRSGNNTI, encoded by the exons ATGTGTGAGACCAGCAGAACAATGACATCCATTGCAAGGACCAGCTGCACCCCCGTCCCAACCCAGAAGCACAGAGGCAGTAACCATCActgcagacagagctgcagcactgtggaCGCAGATTCCCAGTCTCTGTCTACACTTGGGTACTTTAAAACACTGCCATTAGAGATCTTTCAAATGCTGCTGAGCTATCTCTCAG tgaaGGACATCAGTGTGCTGAGCATGGTGTCAAAAGCCATCAGCAACCGCCTCATTAATTACATCTCAACCCCATCAGGAAACCGAAGGCTCTTACTGCAAGACTTCCATAACATCAAGCTGCCTGGCAGGAGAGATGGATCCTGTATCATGGAGCACTACAAATCTCTAG GATTGTTGCTTAAGAGATGCACCCTTCTGTTGCCTaccaaagacaggctgaagtACATACACAAGGTTCTCTCTGAA GTTTCCTGCTTTAAACTCAGCGGCTGTCCGAGTCCTTTGCACTGTGTAGGATTACAATGCTACGGGGTATTTTTGCAG ATCCTAATAGCAGGCTGGGATGAGTTGGAGTGTCACCGGGTCTTCAACTTCCTCTGCGAGCTCAGTAATTTACCCCGTAAAGTGCAGGCAGTCGTCAGCTGCAAGCCAG GAAGTGCCAGGAAGCTGGAGCTGAGGATCAGGCTGTTCTGCAGGAGCGTCCTGCTGAACCACTGGGTTCACCGCAGCGACTCTGCCTTCTGGTTGACTCGGATCTTAAAGCCGTGGCCAATGGTCAACCAAGCTCGCCTGCTGTACATCATCTTTGGGCCAGTGTCCTCTCTTGATG GTCACGTGGTTTGGCAGAAAATGATAGAAGGACCAACAGATGAAACCAGTCTGAAAGGTTTAGCAGATGCCATTAAGCTCCTGTACGATGCAGAAGCGAGAGAATGGACGGCAGACGATGTTATCAGCCTTGTGGATGAGCTGTCAG TGGTTCCCCGGGAGTGGCTGCTGGAGAACAACGCTCGGCTCCTCATTCTGAGTGGAAACAACATTTGCTTCACTTTCATGGCCAGCAAAGCTGTGAATGGGAGAGCTGTGGAGTTAGCCAGACTTGTGGTCTTCCTGGCCTTG GTCTGTGAGAAGGACCTGTACTGCATGGACTGGGCAGTAAAAATGATGCAGAAGGTCTGCAAAGTTTTCAGCACGCCAGGAGAGAGAAACATCTTCCTGCAGAGCGTGGAGAACTCCTTTGCTCACATGGTCATGGAcatgctgcaggcagtgctggccG GGAATCGTGACCAAGAGGACATCAGCTTTCTGAATCTGTTCCACCTTGTAAACGCACAAGCTAACTTCCACAAGGAAATACTCTACCTGACCATGAGAAGTGGCAACAACACCATTTGA
- the FBXO47 gene encoding F-box only protein 47 isoform X2: MCETSRTMTSIARTSCTPVPTQKHRGSNHHCRQSCSTVDADSQSLSTLGYFKTLPLEIFQMLLSYLSVKDISVLSMVSKAISNRLINYISTPSGNRRLLLQDFHNIKLPGRRDGSCIMEHYKSLGLLLKRCTLLLPTKDRLKYIHKVLSEVSCFKLSGCPSPLHCVGLQCYGVFLQILIAGWDELECHRVFNFLCELSNLPRKVQAVVSCKPGSARKLELRIRLFCRSVLLNHWVHRSDSAFWLTRILKPWPMVNQARLLYIIFGPVSSLDGHVVWQKMIEGPTDETSLKGLADAIKLLYDAEAREWTADDVISLVDELSVVPREWLLENNARLLILSGNNICFTFMASKAVNGRAVELARLVVFLALGIVTKRTSAF; encoded by the exons ATGTGTGAGACCAGCAGAACAATGACATCCATTGCAAGGACCAGCTGCACCCCCGTCCCAACCCAGAAGCACAGAGGCAGTAACCATCActgcagacagagctgcagcactgtggaCGCAGATTCCCAGTCTCTGTCTACACTTGGGTACTTTAAAACACTGCCATTAGAGATCTTTCAAATGCTGCTGAGCTATCTCTCAG tgaaGGACATCAGTGTGCTGAGCATGGTGTCAAAAGCCATCAGCAACCGCCTCATTAATTACATCTCAACCCCATCAGGAAACCGAAGGCTCTTACTGCAAGACTTCCATAACATCAAGCTGCCTGGCAGGAGAGATGGATCCTGTATCATGGAGCACTACAAATCTCTAG GATTGTTGCTTAAGAGATGCACCCTTCTGTTGCCTaccaaagacaggctgaagtACATACACAAGGTTCTCTCTGAA GTTTCCTGCTTTAAACTCAGCGGCTGTCCGAGTCCTTTGCACTGTGTAGGATTACAATGCTACGGGGTATTTTTGCAG ATCCTAATAGCAGGCTGGGATGAGTTGGAGTGTCACCGGGTCTTCAACTTCCTCTGCGAGCTCAGTAATTTACCCCGTAAAGTGCAGGCAGTCGTCAGCTGCAAGCCAG GAAGTGCCAGGAAGCTGGAGCTGAGGATCAGGCTGTTCTGCAGGAGCGTCCTGCTGAACCACTGGGTTCACCGCAGCGACTCTGCCTTCTGGTTGACTCGGATCTTAAAGCCGTGGCCAATGGTCAACCAAGCTCGCCTGCTGTACATCATCTTTGGGCCAGTGTCCTCTCTTGATG GTCACGTGGTTTGGCAGAAAATGATAGAAGGACCAACAGATGAAACCAGTCTGAAAGGTTTAGCAGATGCCATTAAGCTCCTGTACGATGCAGAAGCGAGAGAATGGACGGCAGACGATGTTATCAGCCTTGTGGATGAGCTGTCAG TGGTTCCCCGGGAGTGGCTGCTGGAGAACAACGCTCGGCTCCTCATTCTGAGTGGAAACAACATTTGCTTCACTTTCATGGCCAGCAAAGCTGTGAATGGGAGAGCTGTGGAGTTAGCCAGACTTGTGGTCTTCCTGGCCTTG GGAATCGTGACCAAGAGGACATCAGCTTTCTGA
- the RPL23 gene encoding 60S ribosomal protein L23, with protein sequence MSKRGRGGSSGAKFRISLGLPVGAVINCADNTGAKNLYIISVKGIKGRLNRLPAAGVGDMVMATVKKGKPELRKKVHPAVVIRQRKSYRRKDGVFLYFEDNAGVIVNNKGEMKGSAITGPVAKECADLWPRIASNAGSIA encoded by the exons GACGCGGAGGTTCCTCTGGAGCGAAGTTCCGCATCTCCCTCGGTCTCCCCGTGGGAGCCGTGATTAACTGCGCTGATAACACCG GCGCCAAGAATCTGTACATCATCTCCGTGAAGGGGATCAAGGGCCGCCTGAACAGACTGCCAGCAGCCGGCGTGGGTGACATGGTGATGGCGACTGTCAAGAAGGGCAAACCGGAGCTGAGGAAGAAGG TGCACCCAGCGGTGGTAATTCGGCAGCGGAAATCGtacagaagaaaagatggagtgtttttgtattttgaagaCAATGCGGGAGTAATAGTGAACAACAAAGGTGAAATGAAAG gttCAGCCATCACAGGCCCTGTGGCCAAGGAGTGTGCGGATCTGTGGCCCAGGATAGCCTCCAATGCAGGAAGCATTGCATGA